In Pleurocapsa sp. PCC 7319, the following are encoded in one genomic region:
- a CDS encoding CHAT domain-containing protein — protein sequence MKIFRLILIWFLLGLFLTAGILPGRSQIPQSHLANAQNLVQQGKKYYQAEQFSAAVNNLQQAADTFAALGEEQKEAITRGNLSLAYQRLGNWQETQAAIAKSLALLNFKYDLDTPQTWQISELDPEKRQILARIINIYGRLRYLQGDADNALSSWQLATNIYQQLEDRQGIVTNQINQIQALQTLGLYQEATKIGKTVEQNLDHLPDNLKFQVLLSLGNVYRSVGDLANSEKYLQASLKLAKNSNSSKNISNIQLSLADTWHSWGNLERERLLPIRYEYIPWRCDRNVSLSLPQKAQELYDKAENKYRQMLEAERSQFSTTAIKAQLNLLKLLITNGQWSKAQTLSQKIKLSDLPNNRTKVYSQINDAKSLACIKQHYSPEDIAWNKITRLIETAIHDTEGLQDKRAKSYAIGNLGGLYEYLALLAQQQQQKVKAQQWIQQAQQLTQRALYLAQPSQLPDIAYQWQWQLGRLLEAQGKTRESIAYYQSAIQTLESVRGDLLTINSDVQFSFRDNIEPVYRQLAQLLLQQPIPNLAQTLQIIKNLQLAELENYLRCNIKKTQALDKIVNRTHSTEAVIYPIILDEQIDVILKLPHSDELQYHNNKLFKGEVVDVLQRLQDNLAKPHTKKKVQADAGQIYQWLIAPFAVDLERAKVDTLVFFLDTPLRNIPMAVLYDGKNYLIEKYAVAVTSGLELREPKTLQREQLNAMLAGLTESRQGYPPLKNVDLQLNQISAEIPSQILLDREFTVSSFQNQLQSLPFSVVHIATHGQFSSQPEETFIIAWDNRINVNELSNFLKSRQETESEPIELLVLAACQTAKGDKRATLGLAGVAINAGARSTLATLWKVSADESPGDLLGQFYRELSANPHLTKAEALRRAQLEFLKDDSRNRPYFWAPYILLGNWL from the coding sequence ATGAAAATTTTTCGTTTAATCTTAATTTGGTTTTTACTGGGTTTATTCCTTACTGCTGGAATCCTACCAGGGCGATCGCAAATACCCCAATCTCACCTAGCCAATGCCCAAAACCTGGTACAACAGGGAAAAAAATACTACCAAGCAGAACAATTTAGTGCAGCGGTAAATAATCTACAACAAGCTGCCGATACCTTTGCTGCTTTAGGAGAAGAACAGAAAGAAGCTATCACTAGAGGCAATCTTTCCTTAGCCTATCAACGACTAGGAAACTGGCAAGAAACCCAAGCTGCGATCGCCAAAAGTTTAGCTCTTCTGAACTTTAAATACGATTTAGATACACCACAAACTTGGCAAATTTCCGAGCTAGATCCAGAAAAACGGCAAATACTAGCAAGAATAATTAATATTTATGGTCGTCTTCGGTATCTTCAAGGTGATGCAGACAATGCTTTATCTAGTTGGCAACTAGCTACTAATATTTATCAACAATTAGAAGATAGACAAGGAATTGTTACCAATCAGATTAATCAAATACAAGCTTTACAAACTCTAGGACTTTATCAAGAAGCGACGAAAATCGGAAAAACAGTCGAACAAAATCTCGATCATCTTCCAGACAATCTCAAATTTCAAGTATTACTCAGTTTAGGTAATGTTTATCGTTCTGTTGGCGATTTAGCAAATTCCGAAAAATATCTCCAAGCAAGTTTGAAACTAGCCAAAAATTCTAATTCTTCTAAAAATATAAGTAATATTCAACTTAGTCTGGCTGATACTTGGCATTCTTGGGGAAATTTAGAAAGAGAAAGACTATTGCCTATTCGTTATGAATATATTCCTTGGCGTTGCGATCGCAACGTTTCCTTATCCCTTCCCCAAAAAGCTCAGGAATTGTATGACAAAGCCGAGAATAAGTATCGACAGATGTTAGAAGCAGAGCGATCGCAATTCTCTACTACAGCAATCAAAGCACAGCTTAATCTCTTAAAACTATTAATTACTAATGGTCAGTGGTCAAAAGCTCAGACACTATCTCAGAAGATAAAATTGTCTGATTTACCGAATAATAGAACCAAAGTTTATAGTCAAATTAATGATGCCAAAAGTCTAGCCTGTATTAAACAACACTATTCTCCAGAAGATATCGCGTGGAACAAAATTACTCGCTTAATAGAAACAGCAATTCATGATACAGAAGGCTTACAAGACAAGCGGGCAAAATCTTATGCTATTGGCAATTTAGGTGGATTATATGAATATTTGGCACTATTAGCACAACAGCAACAACAAAAAGTTAAAGCGCAGCAATGGATACAGCAAGCACAACAATTGACTCAGAGAGCTTTATATTTAGCACAACCTAGTCAACTACCTGATATAGCTTATCAATGGCAATGGCAATTAGGACGTTTATTAGAGGCACAAGGAAAGACACGGGAGTCTATTGCTTATTATCAATCCGCTATTCAAACTCTTGAATCTGTAAGAGGTGACTTATTAACCATCAATTCTGACGTACAGTTTTCTTTTCGAGATAATATTGAACCAGTTTATCGACAACTCGCTCAATTACTTTTACAACAACCAATTCCTAATCTAGCTCAAACCCTCCAAATTATAAAAAATCTTCAATTAGCAGAATTAGAAAACTATTTACGCTGTAACATCAAAAAAACCCAAGCATTAGACAAAATCGTTAATCGCACTCATTCTACAGAAGCAGTTATCTATCCAATTATTCTCGACGAACAAATTGATGTTATTCTCAAACTGCCTCATTCTGACGAACTACAATACCACAATAACAAACTATTTAAAGGAGAAGTAGTAGACGTATTGCAACGACTACAAGATAACCTAGCTAAACCCCACACTAAGAAAAAAGTTCAAGCAGATGCTGGTCAAATTTATCAATGGCTCATTGCACCTTTTGCTGTAGATTTAGAACGAGCTAAAGTTGATACCTTAGTTTTTTTTCTCGATACTCCTCTAAGAAATATTCCGATGGCTGTTCTTTATGACGGCAAGAACTATTTAATTGAGAAATATGCAGTAGCGGTAACTTCGGGTTTAGAACTGCGAGAACCAAAAACTTTACAACGAGAACAATTAAACGCTATGTTAGCCGGTTTGACGGAATCTCGCCAAGGCTATCCTCCTCTCAAAAATGTAGATCTACAATTGAACCAAATTAGTGCAGAAATTCCCAGCCAAATCCTTTTAGATAGAGAATTTACTGTCTCAAGTTTCCAAAATCAGCTTCAATCGCTTCCTTTCTCTGTGGTTCACATTGCAACTCATGGTCAATTTAGTTCTCAACCCGAAGAAACCTTTATCATTGCCTGGGATAATCGCATTAATGTTAACGAATTGAGTAATTTCCTCAAAAGTCGACAAGAAACTGAATCTGAACCAATTGAGTTACTTGTTTTAGCTGCCTGTCAAACTGCTAAAGGAGATAAGCGAGCTACTCTAGGATTAGCTGGTGTTGCTATTAATGCAGGAGCCAGAAGTACTCTGGCAACTCTGTGGAAAGTTTCTGCTGATGAGTCTCCTGGCGATCTCTTAGGTCAATTTTACCGAGAGTTAAGTGCCAATCCCCATCTAACCAAAGCAGAAGCCCTACGTCGCGCTCAACTAGAATTTTTGAAGGATGATAGTCGTAATCGTCCCTATTTCTGGGCTCCCTATATTTTACTTGGCAATTGGCTGTGA
- a CDS encoding Uma2 family endonuclease — MTTTNVKSKLTFEEYLNYDDGTDNRYEFVDGELLLMNPPIGRHSLIIRLIGKIFEAEIERLKLDWLTLTDIGIRTAFSRSRIPDLSLVTREQIQPYINVSAVLETPPILAIEVVSSESINRDYRYKRSEYAAAGISEYWIIDPAEKKVTVLKLVEGFYEEQVFHNNEQIVSSTFPDLVITVEQLWKA, encoded by the coding sequence ATGACTACAACTAATGTAAAATCCAAACTTACTTTTGAAGAATATCTCAACTATGACGATGGCACGGATAATCGCTATGAATTTGTGGATGGAGAATTGCTGCTAATGAATCCTCCTATTGGTCGCCATTCCTTAATTATTAGATTAATCGGTAAAATTTTTGAAGCCGAAATTGAGCGATTAAAATTAGATTGGTTAACTCTTACTGATATCGGTATTCGCACAGCTTTTAGTCGCTCTCGAATTCCCGATTTAAGTTTAGTAACCCGCGAACAAATACAGCCATACATAAATGTCTCGGCAGTATTAGAAACTCCTCCAATCTTAGCTATAGAAGTTGTCAGCTCAGAATCAATTAATCGAGATTATCGATACAAACGCTCTGAATATGCTGCAGCAGGAATATCCGAATATTGGATTATCGATCCAGCCGAAAAGAAAGTGACCGTTTTAAAACTAGTTGAGGGTTTTTATGAGGAGCAAGTTTTTCACAACAACGAGCAAATAGTTTCATCTACTTTCCCCGACCTAGTTATAACTGTCGAGCAATTATGGAAGGCTTGA
- a CDS encoding D-alanine--D-alanine ligase family protein, producing the protein MAKQKVGLLFGGCSGEHEVSITSARAIASALKEGDNQTKYDILPVYIDKSGTWQSSNLAQKVLESGEPLLLEREQTKTVTQESNSNLTVTGFSSLTPAGQNFSYSEIDVWFPILHGPNGEDGTVQGLLSLMNVPFVGSGVLGSALGMDKIAMKMAFTQAGLPQVKYVAVNRSQVYSSPCVFPKLCDDIEAQLDYPCFVKPANLGSSVGIAKVRSRAELEEALDNAASYDRRIVVEAGVTAREVECAVLGNDNPKVSVVGEITFDSDFYDYETKYTDGAAQHHIPANLPDAVITQIQEMAIKAFLAVDAAGLARVDFFYLEDKGEVFINEINTLPGFTTTSMYPRLWAHSGVAFPELVDRLVKLAVERYREANAN; encoded by the coding sequence ATGGCAAAGCAAAAAGTTGGCTTATTATTCGGTGGTTGTTCTGGAGAACATGAGGTGTCTATAACTTCAGCCAGAGCGATCGCATCTGCCTTGAAAGAAGGTGATAATCAAACTAAATACGATATCCTGCCTGTCTATATAGATAAAAGTGGAACCTGGCAATCTAGTAATCTAGCCCAAAAAGTACTGGAATCAGGAGAGCCATTATTACTAGAAAGAGAACAGACAAAAACTGTTACTCAAGAAAGCAACAGCAATCTAACCGTCACTGGTTTTTCCTCTTTAACTCCCGCAGGACAAAATTTTAGTTACTCAGAAATTGATGTTTGGTTTCCTATTTTGCATGGTCCTAATGGGGAGGATGGAACAGTACAGGGTTTACTCAGTTTGATGAATGTTCCCTTTGTCGGTTCGGGAGTATTAGGCTCGGCTTTGGGCATGGATAAAATTGCCATGAAAATGGCATTCACCCAAGCAGGATTACCTCAAGTAAAATATGTGGCAGTAAATCGATCGCAGGTATATTCCAGTCCCTGTGTCTTTCCCAAACTCTGTGATGATATTGAAGCTCAGCTAGATTATCCTTGTTTCGTCAAACCCGCTAACCTTGGCTCATCAGTGGGAATTGCTAAAGTGCGATCGCGTGCAGAGCTAGAAGAAGCTTTGGACAATGCTGCTAGTTATGACCGTCGCATTGTCGTAGAAGCGGGAGTAACTGCCAGAGAAGTCGAATGTGCCGTATTAGGTAACGATAATCCTAAGGTTTCAGTGGTGGGAGAGATTACCTTTGATAGCGACTTTTATGATTACGAAACTAAATACACTGACGGTGCAGCACAGCATCATATCCCTGCCAATCTGCCTGATGCTGTTATCACTCAAATACAAGAGATGGCAATTAAAGCATTTTTAGCAGTTGATGCAGCAGGACTTGCCAGAGTGGATTTCTTCTACTTAGAGGATAAGGGAGAAGTATTTATTAACGAAATCAATACCTTACCAGGTTTTACCACTACTAGTATGTATCCACGACTTTGGGCGCATAGTGGGGTTGCTTTTCCCGAACTAGTAGATCGCTTAGTCAAGCTCGCCGTGGAGCGTTATCGAGAAGCCAACGCCAATTAA
- the ndk gene encoding nucleoside-diphosphate kinase encodes MERTFIMIKPDGVQRHLTGEIMHRFERKGFTLVGLKMMQVSRELAEKHYGVHKERPFFNSLIEFITSAPVIAMVWEGENVVSAARNIIGATNPTTAAPGSIRGDFGVSIGRNLIHGSDAIETAQTEVALWFTEEELLNWKPVRQSWLYE; translated from the coding sequence ATGGAACGCACTTTTATCATGATCAAACCTGATGGCGTACAGCGTCATCTAACAGGAGAAATTATGCATCGCTTTGAACGTAAAGGTTTTACTCTAGTAGGACTAAAAATGATGCAGGTTTCCCGTGAATTAGCTGAAAAACATTATGGTGTCCATAAAGAAAGACCTTTTTTCAATAGCTTAATTGAATTTATTACTTCTGCACCTGTAATTGCTATGGTTTGGGAAGGTGAAAATGTGGTTAGTGCAGCTAGAAATATAATTGGTGCAACTAATCCTACAACTGCTGCACCTGGTTCAATTCGTGGTGATTTTGGTGTTAGTATTGGACGCAACTTAATTCATGGCTCTGATGCGATCGAAACAGCTCAAACAGAAGTTGCTCTCTGGTTTACAGAAGAAGAACTATTGAACTGGAAACCAGTAAGACAATCTTGGCTCTACGAATAA
- a CDS encoding M23 family metallopeptidase, producing MIYRFRVRLSRLLAIAAAAFVISFGFQNWSIFSTQASDLPENNLVAQDVSAIWEKGSFPVENFQSYTSPFGYRMSPVTGKRQFHNGLDLAAPRGSYIRSWWAGQVTELSDGTACGTSMTIDSGEWQHVYCHMEGHIEDSPNGTYLVDRDGGIQIAQGQDIPVGARIGRIGMSGRTTGPHLHWVLKHNGSYIDPALVLKEMFKRQAVSAASKNS from the coding sequence ATGATCTACAGATTTAGAGTTCGGTTGAGTCGCCTATTAGCCATTGCTGCTGCGGCTTTTGTGATCTCCTTTGGATTTCAGAACTGGAGTATTTTTTCTACACAAGCATCAGATTTACCAGAAAATAACTTGGTAGCTCAAGATGTTTCTGCTATTTGGGAAAAAGGCTCTTTTCCTGTGGAGAATTTTCAATCTTATACGTCTCCCTTTGGTTATCGTATGTCTCCAGTTACTGGAAAAAGGCAGTTTCATAACGGCTTAGATTTAGCTGCCCCCCGTGGTAGTTATATTCGTAGTTGGTGGGCAGGTCAAGTCACTGAATTATCAGATGGCACTGCATGTGGTACCTCAATGACCATTGACTCAGGAGAATGGCAACACGTCTATTGTCATATGGAAGGTCACATAGAGGATTCACCTAATGGAACCTATCTAGTCGATCGAGATGGGGGAATTCAAATTGCTCAAGGGCAAGATATACCCGTAGGAGCAAGAATTGGTCGTATTGGCATGAGCGGACGCACTACAGGTCCTCATCTGCATTGGGTACTCAAGCATAATGGTAGTTATATCGATCCTGCTTTAGTCCTAAAAGAAATGTTTAAGCGTCAAGCTGTTTCTGCTGCATCAAAAAACTCGTAA